A section of the Streptococcus oriscaviae genome encodes:
- a CDS encoding nuclear transport factor 2 family protein: MSNQLENAKNLYLRGIRDGEIKEVHENYMGASYTQHSTGVPDEKEGFAAFFEDFFKRNPKREITIVRAIEDGNFVFVHVHQKLNDGEAEWVTADIFRSDDQGRIVEHWDVIDAYPKTIGQTDPIYADFELTDLDKTEENKKIVRRFLVDVLQNGEIEKFDDYVADDLIQHNQEIAQGGAAYKDYLVENQVTYDFVFKVMGQGDYVVAYSKVWIAGQDYAHFDIYRLKDGKIVEHWDNKEVMPDKKDLTNLGKF; the protein is encoded by the coding sequence ATGTCCAATCAACTAGAAAACGCAAAAAATCTCTACCTCCGTGGCATTCGAGACGGAGAAATCAAGGAAGTTCATGAAAACTATATGGGAGCCAGCTACACCCAGCACAGTACAGGTGTGCCTGATGAAAAGGAGGGCTTTGCGGCTTTCTTTGAGGACTTTTTCAAGCGCAATCCCAAGCGGGAAATCACCATTGTCCGTGCGATTGAAGACGGGAATTTCGTCTTTGTTCATGTCCACCAGAAACTCAATGATGGTGAGGCTGAGTGGGTGACGGCGGACATCTTCCGCTCGGATGACCAAGGCCGCATCGTCGAGCACTGGGATGTTATTGACGCCTATCCAAAAACCATTGGCCAAACAGACCCGATTTACGCAGACTTTGAGCTGACCGATTTGGACAAGACCGAGGAAAACAAGAAAATCGTCCGTCGCTTCTTGGTCGATGTCCTTCAAAATGGGGAAATCGAAAAATTTGACGACTATGTGGCAGATGACTTGATTCAGCACAACCAAGAAATCGCCCAGGGCGGTGCAGCTTATAAGGACTATCTTGTAGAGAATCAAGTTACCTACGACTTTGTTTTCAAGGTGATGGGACAGGGTGACTATGTGGTGGCCTATTCCAAGGTCTGGATCGCAGGTCAGGACTACGCCCACTTTGACATCTACCGCCTCAAGGACGGCAAGATTGTGGAGCATTGGGACAACAAGGAAGTCATGCCAGACAAAAAAGACTTGACCAATCTCGGGAAGTTTTAA
- a CDS encoding sugar phosphate isomerase/epimerase family protein, with the protein MRLGLKSSADPNQVESRLKHQPSVFEFYTSEENFTKEGLSRLEQGIRRVKDAGIRDIILHHPVFYRGEMLELVAKADCHPQLVDFIDFSTRTLLDLAAQYDIQVLVHGSYEKQTHAFIADYRSLAEATEVLWQRLDTYRDLGKDRIMFENSISPLFCFGHRELEREIFKRSYRLAYDVSHAFIALKGKQEALEESLTYLKDHIVHYHLVDSKGQEHDSLPLGQGSIDWKRVIPLLNPKATSIYEIDLVDMLDPKEQLESHAYLQQLFP; encoded by the coding sequence ATGCGTTTAGGACTAAAATCAAGTGCTGATCCCAACCAAGTAGAAAGCCGTCTGAAACATCAGCCAAGCGTCTTTGAATTTTATACCTCGGAAGAAAATTTTACAAAAGAGGGACTGTCTAGGCTGGAACAGGGGATTAGGAGAGTAAAGGATGCTGGCATTCGGGATATCATCCTGCACCACCCTGTATTTTATCGAGGGGAGATGCTGGAGCTGGTTGCCAAGGCTGACTGCCATCCACAATTAGTGGATTTTATTGATTTTTCCACAAGGACTTTGCTAGATTTGGCTGCTCAGTATGACATACAGGTGCTGGTTCATGGCTCCTACGAAAAACAGACCCATGCTTTTATTGCGGATTATCGGAGTTTGGCTGAAGCTACGGAAGTCCTTTGGCAAAGACTGGATACTTATCGGGACTTGGGAAAAGATCGGATTATGTTTGAAAATTCCATTTCCCCTCTCTTTTGTTTTGGGCATAGGGAGCTTGAGCGTGAGATTTTTAAGCGCAGCTATCGTCTGGCCTACGATGTTTCCCACGCCTTCATCGCCTTAAAGGGGAAACAGGAGGCCTTGGAAGAGTCTTTGACCTATTTGAAAGATCATATTGTGCACTATCATTTGGTTGATTCAAAAGGGCAGGAGCATGACAGTCTGCCTCTGGGCCAAGGGTCCATCGACTGGAAGCGGGTTATTCCCTTGCTCAATCCAAAAGCCACTAGCATCTATGAAATTGATCTGGTAGATATGCTCGATCCCAAAGAACAGCTGGAGAGCCATGCCTATCTCCAGCAGCTTTTCCCATAA
- a CDS encoding Rrf2 family transcriptional regulator, translated as MDTKFSVALHILTMISESSDVMTSQALANSVGTNASYIRKVIALLKNAGLIQSQQGKAGYELSKEPAEMSLLEIYFATQEVTHIQLFQQHQHVNQECPVGKHIVGAVSPIFTKVEKQLEEDLAQQSLDKVIENLYAEAKQKRI; from the coding sequence ATGGACACTAAGTTTTCTGTTGCCCTTCACATTCTTACCATGATTAGCGAGAGCAGTGATGTCATGACATCGCAGGCCTTGGCAAACAGTGTTGGCACCAATGCCAGCTATATCCGAAAGGTCATTGCCCTCTTGAAAAACGCAGGCCTTATCCAGTCCCAGCAGGGCAAGGCTGGTTATGAGCTGAGCAAGGAGCCAGCTGAGATGAGCCTCTTGGAAATCTACTTTGCAACCCAGGAAGTCACCCATATCCAACTCTTTCAGCAGCACCAGCATGTCAATCAGGAATGCCCTGTCGGCAAGCATATTGTAGGCGCAGTGAGCCCAATTTTTACCAAGGTTGAAAAACAACTGGAGGAAGACTTGGCCCAGCAAAGTTTGGACAAGGTGATTGAGAATCTTTACGCGGAAGCCAAGCAAAAGCGCATCTGA
- a CDS encoding NADP-dependent oxidoreductase has translation MKAAQHISYNKNNIALSLTDIAKPQIQPNQVLVKVTAAGVNPLDNMISRGDVKMIVPYKLPQTAGNEVVGLVEEVGATVTTFAAGDRVFGRLPLDSIGAFAEYAAVEVAALAKVPDYLTDVEAAAVPLTALTIMQALDLMGAEAGKTIFISGGTGGVGGMAIPIAKAKGLTVITNGDGANAERVLALGADQFIDYKTEDYTKTLSQIDYVLDTLGGAETEKQMSIMKKGGQLVSLRAMPNGAFAKRMNLPKWKQVLFGLVGRKFDKMADSYGVHYHFIFVESNGQQLQEVADIFSKLEIKPSIDTVYPFEEVNAALDKVANGRSRGKTVLSFEK, from the coding sequence ATGAAAGCAGCACAACACATATCTTATAACAAAAACAATATCGCCCTCAGCCTGACTGACATTGCCAAACCACAAATCCAACCCAACCAAGTCCTGGTCAAAGTGACCGCAGCAGGCGTCAATCCCCTGGATAATATGATTTCTCGCGGAGATGTCAAAATGATTGTTCCTTATAAATTGCCACAAACAGCTGGCAATGAGGTTGTTGGCCTGGTCGAAGAAGTCGGTGCAACTGTAACCACATTTGCAGCAGGCGACCGTGTCTTCGGCCGCCTTCCGCTTGATAGTATCGGTGCTTTTGCCGAGTATGCGGCGGTGGAAGTAGCTGCCCTTGCCAAAGTCCCAGACTACCTGACCGATGTGGAGGCGGCGGCCGTTCCCCTGACGGCCCTGACCATTATGCAGGCGCTGGATCTCATGGGGGCTGAGGCTGGTAAGACCATCTTCATCTCAGGGGGAACCGGTGGTGTCGGCGGTATGGCCATTCCAATCGCCAAGGCCAAGGGCTTGACTGTTATCACAAATGGAGATGGAGCAAATGCAGAGCGGGTCTTGGCGCTGGGAGCAGACCAGTTTATCGACTACAAGACAGAAGATTACACCAAAACCCTCTCCCAAATCGACTATGTTCTGGACACACTGGGCGGTGCAGAGACGGAGAAACAAATGTCGATCATGAAAAAAGGTGGACAGTTGGTTTCCCTTCGTGCCATGCCAAATGGCGCCTTTGCCAAACGCATGAACCTGCCAAAATGGAAACAAGTCCTGTTTGGCTTGGTTGGTCGCAAGTTTGACAAGATGGCTGACAGCTACGGCGTGCACTACCATTTCATTTTCGTAGAAAGCAATGGCCAGCAGCTGCAAGAAGTAGCAGACATTTTCAGCAAGCTTGAAATCAAACCGTCAATCGATACCGTTTATCCATTTGAAGAAGTCAACGCAGCCCTTGATAAGGTTGCCAACGGCCGTTCACGCGGAAAAACCGTCCTCAGTTTTGAAAAATAG
- a CDS encoding alpha/beta fold hydrolase, with the protein MSYITKKNNYITVAGNQIAYRELSKGKSDLPLVMLVHLAATLDNWDPKLLDLLAEQHHVIVLDLPGVGASQGKVAPTIPGMAEQALAIIKALGHEKINLLGLSMGGFIAQEIVRLDSQLVNRLILAGTGPRGGVEVDKVTGKTFRYMLRAGFERVDPKRYIFYNHDEAGRFEAEKVLGRMGQRRATDADKAMKVPGFLTQLKAIKGWGREPQDELAFITQPTLIVNGDKDMQVPTENSYIMHEKIKNSQLIIYTNAGHGSIFQNAEEFSKSLMAFLEETNA; encoded by the coding sequence ATGTCTTATATCACAAAAAAAAATAACTATATTACTGTCGCTGGGAACCAAATCGCCTATCGTGAGCTCAGCAAGGGCAAGTCAGACCTTCCTTTGGTCATGCTGGTTCACCTAGCAGCGACCTTGGACAACTGGGATCCAAAATTGCTGGATTTGCTGGCTGAACAGCACCATGTGATTGTCCTAGACCTGCCTGGCGTGGGAGCTAGTCAGGGCAAGGTAGCACCGACTATTCCAGGAATGGCCGAGCAGGCTCTTGCCATCATCAAGGCTTTGGGTCATGAGAAAATCAATCTGCTGGGTCTGTCTATGGGTGGTTTTATTGCCCAAGAAATTGTCCGTCTGGATAGTCAGCTAGTCAACCGTTTGATTTTAGCAGGCACAGGTCCTCGTGGTGGTGTTGAAGTCGATAAGGTGACAGGAAAAACCTTCCGCTATATGCTGAGGGCTGGCTTTGAGCGTGTGGATCCAAAACGCTACATCTTTTACAATCATGATGAAGCAGGTCGTTTCGAGGCAGAAAAAGTCTTGGGTCGTATGGGCCAAAGAAGGGCAACTGATGCTGACAAAGCCATGAAGGTTCCAGGATTTTTGACACAGCTGAAAGCTATCAAAGGCTGGGGCAGAGAGCCTCAAGACGAGCTGGCCTTTATCACGCAACCAACCCTGATTGTCAATGGCGATAAGGATATGCAAGTTCCAACTGAAAATTCCTATATCATGCACGAGAAAATCAAAAACAGCCAACTGATCATCTATACCAATGCAGGTCACGGCTCCATCTTCCAAAATGCAGAGGAGTTTTCAAAATCTTTGATGGCCTTTTTGGAGGAAACCAATGCCTAA
- a CDS encoding SDR family NAD(P)-dependent oxidoreductase — translation MPKTILITSSTDGIGKHLAMKLASEGHEVILHGRNSEKLRVTLSDIHLKTGNKKVHGYLADFSKLADVYRFSQEIKRDFEQIDVLFNNAGAYFGDARVATAENIKMTFMLSVQVPYILTTELLPLLEKAAGRVIHTSSFMHHFAQIRGLDFGLEQSYSAAMAYNNAKLYTIWLAIAQVEALEKQGSSVTINAYHPGLIATNLGNDGVKRNLKSRILTRLMKPFSKDLDQGIETGYYLSLSPEVAGASGRYFAEKKVAKVSLKGFDWTKSQALLAYLDKKIHVFKEGYRD, via the coding sequence ATGCCTAAAACCATTTTAATCACAAGTTCAACAGACGGAATAGGCAAACACCTAGCCATGAAATTGGCCAGTGAAGGTCATGAAGTCATCTTGCACGGGCGAAATAGCGAAAAACTCCGAGTTACTCTCAGTGATATCCACCTAAAAACAGGAAATAAAAAGGTTCACGGCTATCTTGCAGACTTTTCCAAGTTAGCAGATGTCTATCGTTTCAGCCAAGAGATTAAACGAGATTTTGAGCAGATTGATGTCTTGTTCAACAATGCGGGAGCCTACTTTGGTGATGCCCGTGTGGCAACGGCAGAAAATATCAAGATGACCTTCATGCTGTCTGTCCAAGTTCCCTATATCCTGACGACGGAGTTGCTGCCCTTGCTGGAAAAAGCAGCAGGCAGGGTCATTCATACCTCTTCTTTCATGCACCATTTTGCACAAATCAGAGGCTTGGATTTTGGTTTAGAGCAGAGCTATTCTGCAGCCATGGCTTACAATAATGCCAAACTATACACCATTTGGCTGGCCATAGCTCAGGTAGAAGCCTTAGAAAAGCAAGGGTCATCTGTGACCATCAATGCCTACCATCCTGGCTTGATTGCGACAAATCTGGGCAATGATGGCGTCAAACGCAACCTGAAAAGTCGGATTCTCACTCGTCTGATGAAACCATTTTCCAAGGATTTGGACCAGGGGATTGAAACAGGTTACTACTTAAGCCTGTCACCAGAAGTGGCTGGGGCGTCAGGTCGCTATTTTGCAGAAAAGAAAGTGGCAAAGGTCAGCCTAAAAGGCTTTGATTGGACAAAGAGCCAAGCCTTACTAGCCTATCTTGATAAGAAAATCCACGTATTCAAGGAGGGCTACCGTGACTAA
- a CDS encoding NADH:flavin oxidoreductase/NADH oxidase family protein gives MTKILLESLQLPNDQVLDNRFFKSAMSETMADSQGAPSDDLIALYDFWAKQGMGVLVTGNVMVDGRYLGEPGNVVLDSEAHLAQFRKWAAIGKKNGVPIWLQLNHPGKQMYRSINQTPIAPSAIPISGGSASAFRPPREMTVFDIKEARDNFIAAGLRAKAAGFTGVQLHAAHGYLINQFLSPADNQRTDVYGGSLDNRMRFLVEIYQGLREKVGPDFTIALKLNASDFKEEGFGFEDCKHVVKTMSDLGIDLIEISGGNYETPVFGSEYENGAGFVTYALALADLTSVPIVSTGGFRKVTQMEEAIKDGVSMIGLARPFVLRASLVNDYRQVGDVQLTTPRLTTGLPKLDQALGPIIGVSYYEAQMKGLAKGKSVKISQHAWPYLLQTIKAHGLSALKPRRK, from the coding sequence GTGACTAAGATCTTGCTAGAAAGCCTGCAACTGCCCAATGATCAGGTCTTAGACAATCGCTTTTTCAAATCCGCCATGAGCGAAACCATGGCAGATAGTCAGGGAGCTCCCTCAGATGACCTGATCGCCTTATATGATTTTTGGGCCAAGCAGGGAATGGGCGTCTTAGTGACAGGCAATGTCATGGTGGACGGCCGCTACCTTGGTGAGCCGGGCAATGTGGTTCTTGATTCTGAAGCTCATCTGGCTCAATTTCGGAAATGGGCAGCCATTGGGAAAAAGAACGGTGTGCCTATCTGGCTCCAGCTCAATCACCCTGGCAAACAGATGTATCGCTCCATCAATCAAACCCCCATTGCACCCAGTGCCATTCCGATTTCAGGTGGTTCAGCTTCTGCCTTTCGTCCTCCGAGAGAGATGACCGTGTTTGACATCAAAGAAGCCAGGGATAACTTTATTGCAGCAGGCCTTCGGGCAAAAGCTGCAGGATTTACAGGTGTACAGTTGCACGCTGCACATGGTTACTTGATCAATCAATTCCTCTCGCCAGCAGATAATCAGCGGACGGACGTTTATGGTGGAAGTCTGGACAATCGCATGCGCTTCTTGGTGGAAATCTACCAAGGTCTGCGTGAAAAAGTGGGGCCAGATTTTACCATCGCCTTGAAATTGAATGCTTCCGATTTTAAGGAAGAAGGCTTTGGTTTTGAGGATTGTAAGCATGTGGTGAAAACCATGTCTGACTTGGGTATCGACCTGATTGAAATTTCAGGTGGCAATTATGAGACGCCGGTTTTTGGCAGTGAATATGAGAATGGGGCTGGATTTGTGACCTATGCCCTTGCCTTAGCAGATTTGACTTCTGTTCCTATTGTTTCAACAGGCGGTTTCCGAAAAGTCACTCAGATGGAGGAGGCTATCAAGGATGGTGTGTCCATGATTGGTCTTGCCAGACCCTTTGTCCTTCGTGCAAGTCTAGTCAATGATTACCGTCAAGTCGGTGATGTGCAACTGACAACGCCTCGCCTGACAACAGGTCTTCCAAAACTGGATCAGGCTCTTGGTCCCATTATCGGTGTCAGTTATTACGAGGCCCAGATGAAAGGCTTGGCCAAGGGAAAAAGTGTCAAAATCAGTCAGCATGCCTGGCCCTATCTTCTTCAAACCATCAAGGCCCACGGTCTGTCAGCCTTGAAACCGAGGAGGAAGTAG
- a CDS encoding alpha-galactosidase codes for MIQIRFDQQQNFFYLSNARMSYILELYQNQQLFHRYWGPKLTHFHAWNQAPSQKKTFAAFRDFDQPQESLEAYPLEFSLPYQGDYMEPSLEVILANLSQIVHFDFQSYQIIEGTPELEGLPHARNNQDSPAQTLILTFVDEKAQLTLEHYYTIFQNHDSIVRSYKLLNHGKNPVMINKLMSASIDIPFDYQVLTSFSGSHQAEFQLQKKEIHPGQSMQSTRRGASGPQYPPFLAISSANTDDFSGEVKAMTLIYSGEHAESVERNQYDFVRLQIGLNPDSFSWKLKPNDSFQTPQAILTYSKEGFNGMSQQFHRFTKDHLVPPQFAHRYAPILVNSWEMTYFDVNHEKMASLISKAAQLGFEAVILDDGWFLGRENSRSSLGDWTVDREKFPHDLHPLIQTCHEHGLQFGIWFEPEMISSRSLLVQEKPHWVVGSKFRPPLYSRHQYCLDLSQREVQDWLIDTLTHFIQSYQVDYIKWDMNRHLVEHESQVTVLGSAKEFAHRYMLGLYRIVDTITKRFPDLLIENCSSGGGRLDYGMLYYFPQTWASDNTDGFDRQAIQDGASYLFHPYQLTGHVSVTPNHQTQRVTPLQTRLDLASATNMGYELNLLDFSEEEEVVVMEHIKEYKKQRPLIKHGNFYRLQSPFTSNQTAWLFESPDKSHYQLVAFRNIFKVSQHHTIIKIPYLDQDANYVDQNGREFSGAELAYSGIHIPFAASDFQSYSLELRRI; via the coding sequence ATGATTCAGATTCGCTTTGATCAGCAACAGAACTTTTTTTACCTCTCCAACGCCCGTATGTCTTATATTCTGGAACTTTACCAAAACCAGCAGCTCTTTCATCGTTATTGGGGGCCAAAACTGACTCACTTCCACGCTTGGAATCAGGCACCCAGCCAGAAAAAGACCTTTGCGGCCTTTAGAGATTTTGACCAACCTCAGGAGTCCCTCGAAGCCTATCCCCTTGAATTTTCCTTGCCCTATCAGGGGGACTATATGGAGCCTAGTCTTGAAGTTATCTTGGCTAATCTTTCTCAAATCGTCCATTTTGACTTTCAATCCTATCAGATTATTGAAGGGACTCCTGAACTTGAAGGCCTGCCACATGCTCGAAACAACCAGGACAGTCCTGCCCAAACCTTGATATTGACTTTTGTAGATGAAAAAGCCCAACTGACACTGGAACACTATTATACTATTTTCCAAAATCATGACAGCATCGTTCGTTCTTACAAACTGCTGAACCACGGAAAAAATCCCGTGATGATCAATAAGTTGATGAGTGCTTCTATTGATATTCCCTTCGATTATCAAGTGCTGACAAGTTTTAGCGGTTCCCATCAGGCTGAATTTCAATTACAGAAGAAAGAAATCCATCCAGGACAAAGCATGCAGTCTACACGGAGAGGGGCTAGCGGTCCACAGTATCCCCCTTTTCTTGCTATTTCATCTGCAAACACAGATGATTTTTCAGGTGAAGTAAAAGCCATGACCTTGATCTATAGTGGCGAACACGCTGAATCTGTAGAGCGTAATCAGTATGACTTTGTTCGTCTGCAAATCGGGCTAAATCCAGATAGCTTTTCATGGAAACTCAAACCAAATGATAGCTTTCAGACACCCCAAGCTATCCTCACCTATAGTAAAGAAGGTTTTAACGGCATGTCGCAACAATTTCATCGCTTTACGAAAGACCATCTTGTTCCGCCTCAGTTTGCACATCGTTACGCTCCAATTTTAGTCAACAGCTGGGAGATGACCTACTTTGATGTCAATCATGAAAAGATGGCCTCACTTATCTCCAAAGCTGCTCAGCTTGGGTTTGAAGCTGTTATTTTAGATGACGGTTGGTTTCTAGGAAGGGAGAATAGTCGGTCTTCTCTTGGTGACTGGACGGTTGACAGAGAAAAATTTCCCCATGACCTCCACCCCCTCATTCAGACCTGTCATGAACATGGCCTGCAATTTGGTATCTGGTTTGAACCCGAAATGATTTCCTCAAGGAGTCTTCTGGTTCAAGAAAAACCTCATTGGGTAGTGGGTTCCAAGTTCCGCCCCCCATTGTATAGCCGTCACCAATATTGTCTGGACCTAAGTCAAAGAGAGGTTCAGGACTGGCTGATTGATACCCTGACCCACTTTATTCAGAGCTACCAAGTCGATTATATCAAGTGGGATATGAATAGACATCTGGTAGAACACGAAAGTCAGGTAACTGTTCTAGGTAGTGCAAAAGAATTTGCCCATCGTTATATGCTGGGTCTCTACCGAATTGTTGACACTATTACCAAACGCTTCCCTGACTTATTGATTGAAAACTGTTCTAGTGGCGGTGGCCGATTGGATTACGGGATGCTCTACTACTTCCCACAAACTTGGGCAAGTGATAATACAGATGGATTTGACCGCCAGGCGATTCAAGACGGGGCAAGCTATCTCTTCCATCCCTATCAATTGACTGGACATGTTTCTGTTACTCCCAACCATCAAACTCAGCGAGTGACCCCGCTTCAAACCCGCCTCGATCTAGCATCTGCTACGAATATGGGCTACGAACTCAATCTACTTGACTTTTCTGAGGAAGAGGAGGTGGTGGTTATGGAGCATATCAAGGAATACAAAAAACAGCGTCCCCTTATAAAACACGGTAATTTCTATCGCTTGCAGTCTCCTTTCACTAGTAATCAGACTGCCTGGCTGTTTGAAAGTCCTGATAAATCCCACTATCAACTCGTTGCCTTTAGAAATATCTTCAAGGTCTCTCAGCATCATACCATTATTAAGATTCCATATCTTGACCAAGACGCAAACTATGTAGACCAAAACGGAAGAGAATTTTCAGGAGCTGAGTTGGCCTATTCTGGTATTCATATTCCATTTGCAGCCAGTGATTTTCAGTCTTATAGTCTGGAATTACGCAGAATATAA
- a CDS encoding AraC family transcriptional regulator translates to MFRYTVDMEHYLKQYTDRFTDFSNKHISDLILYSSGIEQCIPNYSYSLKGREYHLITFVSQGKGTFEIEDKVYDIKANQLFIIPAGYWFKYTADATDPWRYSWIGFLGIKSNFIYQAAERHQFVYDCRDASQYEGMIASILDSSGDTFSSFLKINGLMYSLLGDLTEEIGILNQSTNQQLSTLARHFMDLHYHDPIQMTDVAEFVGVHPNYLANIFKKETNTTPKSYLTNLRIRKAKELLLETSDSVSLISQSVGFTDSLSFSKFFKKETGSSPLHYRKEQAHDSDSL, encoded by the coding sequence TTGTTTCGCTATACTGTAGATATGGAACACTATCTCAAACAATACACTGATCGTTTTACTGATTTTAGTAACAAACATATCTCGGACTTAATTCTTTACAGTAGCGGTATCGAACAATGCATCCCCAACTACTCCTATAGTCTAAAAGGTCGTGAATACCATCTCATTACCTTTGTCAGTCAAGGAAAAGGAACCTTTGAGATTGAAGACAAAGTCTACGACATTAAGGCTAATCAACTATTTATTATTCCTGCAGGATATTGGTTCAAGTATACCGCTGATGCCACTGATCCTTGGAGATATTCTTGGATTGGTTTTTTGGGAATTAAGTCAAACTTTATTTATCAGGCTGCCGAAAGACACCAATTTGTCTATGATTGCAGAGATGCTAGCCAGTATGAAGGCATGATTGCAAGCATTCTTGACAGTTCGGGCGACACCTTTAGTTCCTTCTTGAAAATTAACGGACTGATGTATAGTCTTCTGGGTGATTTGACCGAGGAAATAGGGATTTTGAACCAATCTACCAATCAGCAACTTTCTACACTTGCTAGACATTTTATGGATTTACATTACCATGATCCTATCCAAATGACTGATGTTGCAGAGTTTGTGGGGGTTCATCCCAACTATCTGGCCAATATTTTTAAGAAGGAAACCAATACCACTCCCAAAAGCTATCTGACAAATTTACGGATTCGAAAGGCCAAGGAACTACTTCTCGAAACCAGCGATTCCGTTTCGTTGATTTCCCAGTCCGTTGGATTTACTGATAGCCTCTCCTTCTCCAAATTTTTCAAGAAGGAAACAGGAAGCTCTCCTCTGCATTATCGAAAGGAACAGGCCCATGATTCAGATTCGCTTTGA
- a CDS encoding glycoside hydrolase family 32 protein, with protein sequence MENLYKNYFHLEAPRGLLNDPNGLTYFQGTYYVFHQWNRFDLHHGYKEWGLFTSNDLLRWEHQGSALLPDSDKDVSGVYSGSALVIEDKLHIFYTGNSKIDGKRRSLQCQAISEDGKTFQKNDSVITTPEEYTEHHRDPKVWSDQNGYHMIVGSQTKTGQGAIAYYQSIDCKEWNYRGIFYTSKDLEQMAECPDYFELDGESVLLVCPQKRDLRNDKDISGYSAHYIGNLNRNEFHPKTEIRPIDDGFDFHAPQTFLDPKGRRLMWAWMSRMNSKEEEACPTREFGYLHCLTMPRELRVIDGKLYQLPLQEILERRILIESLETVRYESEELATQSVIDMTWSNSPSSFELAFFDQNVTLVYKNQEFILSRISWSDKQVHTKTVPLKELTALQIFIDSSAMEFFINQGEKVMSLRYFLQQENRSCDIRSSHQMKITYSKLES encoded by the coding sequence TTGGAAAATCTATATAAAAATTATTTTCATCTTGAAGCTCCTAGAGGGTTATTGAATGACCCAAATGGCCTAACCTATTTTCAAGGAACCTATTACGTGTTCCACCAATGGAATCGCTTTGATCTCCATCATGGCTATAAGGAATGGGGCTTGTTTACATCAAATGATTTACTAAGATGGGAACATCAAGGGAGTGCCTTGCTTCCAGATTCTGACAAGGATGTGTCGGGAGTCTATTCGGGTTCAGCTCTTGTGATTGAAGATAAGCTGCACATTTTCTATACTGGTAATAGTAAAATAGATGGAAAAAGGCGTTCTCTTCAATGCCAAGCTATCAGTGAAGACGGCAAAACCTTTCAAAAAAATGACTCAGTTATCACGACACCAGAAGAATATACAGAACACCATCGTGATCCTAAGGTATGGTCTGATCAAAATGGTTACCACATGATTGTTGGTAGTCAGACAAAAACTGGTCAAGGGGCGATAGCCTATTATCAATCCATTGATTGTAAAGAGTGGAACTATCGAGGTATCTTCTATACTTCAAAGGATTTAGAACAGATGGCGGAGTGTCCAGATTATTTTGAACTGGATGGAGAGTCTGTACTCTTAGTTTGTCCTCAGAAGCGTGACTTGAGAAATGATAAGGATATTTCAGGCTATTCAGCTCATTATATTGGGAATCTAAACAGGAATGAGTTTCATCCAAAAACGGAAATTCGACCAATAGATGATGGGTTTGATTTTCATGCTCCGCAAACATTTTTAGATCCCAAAGGAAGACGCTTGATGTGGGCATGGATGAGTCGTATGAACTCTAAAGAGGAAGAAGCCTGCCCGACAAGAGAGTTCGGTTACCTACATTGTCTGACCATGCCTAGGGAATTAAGGGTGATAGATGGCAAACTTTACCAATTGCCTCTCCAAGAAATTCTTGAAAGAAGAATATTGATAGAATCGCTTGAAACGGTTCGTTATGAATCAGAGGAGCTGGCTACTCAGTCTGTTATTGATATGACATGGAGTAATAGCCCTTCGAGCTTTGAACTTGCATTCTTTGACCAAAATGTGACTCTTGTATACAAGAATCAAGAATTTATCCTTTCAAGAATATCTTGGTCAGATAAACAGGTGCATACAAAAACAGTTCCACTCAAGGAACTGACTGCACTGCAAATTTTTATTGATAGCTCTGCCATGGAATTTTTCATAAACCAGGGTGAGAAGGTTATGTCCTTACGTTATTTCTTGCAGCAAGAAAACCGTTCTTGTGACATTCGTTCCTCGCACCAGATGAAGATTACCTATTCAAAATTAGAAAGTTGA